A genomic stretch from Thiomicrorhabdus sp. includes:
- a CDS encoding energy transducer TonB encodes MKLLLPIAVALVINAILFGLMQQMTVGRKIDLDQKMHAEIIDFIRSPDALEQPVETRRRLPPEPPKENLQPMQTVTRMKQAAKSNPQPLPLPVSALKLSEISTNLQVDGPYLGPVLTEYASEGLEYSGGLELVMGQDMMAINRSFPRYPRKLKRRRIEGEVVVEFTVTALGLVEDPKIVESHPQGAFDNSVLRAVQKWKFQPRKRNGRAVPVRVRQKVVFSLKK; translated from the coding sequence ATGAAGCTGTTGCTGCCGATTGCGGTTGCACTGGTAATCAATGCGATTTTATTCGGGTTGATGCAGCAGATGACGGTCGGACGTAAGATCGATCTGGATCAGAAGATGCATGCGGAAATCATCGATTTTATCCGTTCGCCTGATGCCTTGGAACAACCGGTTGAAACGCGACGCAGGCTTCCTCCTGAGCCGCCAAAAGAGAATCTGCAACCGATGCAGACCGTTACTCGCATGAAACAGGCTGCAAAATCCAATCCGCAGCCGTTGCCTCTGCCGGTATCCGCTTTAAAGCTTTCGGAAATATCGACCAACCTGCAGGTTGACGGCCCTTATCTTGGGCCGGTTTTAACCGAATACGCTTCGGAGGGGCTTGAGTATTCCGGTGGTCTCGAACTGGTTATGGGTCAGGATATGATGGCGATTAACCGTTCTTTTCCCCGGTATCCGCGAAAATTGAAGAGGCGCAGGATCGAGGGCGAAGTGGTCGTCGAATTTACCGTTACGGCTTTGGGACTGGTTGAAGATCCGAAAATCGTGGAGTCACATCCTCAAGGGGCTTTTGACAATTCGGTGTTGCGCGCAGTGCAAAAATGGAAATTTCAACCTCGCAAGCGTAATGGTCGGGCGGTGCCGGTTCGAGTGCGCCAGAAAGTGGTTTTCTCCTTGAAGAAGTAA
- a CDS encoding DUF3450 domain-containing protein has protein sequence MTAHILFFTVTLLLFPVQGKTQEVSSAMKTQQASQKAAAQSQQRIDKLDDETKTLLNEYLSAQDSLDDLQAYNEQLARQLRDQEAEIARLESEREAIEQTRRHTVPFMMQMLEVFGQSIQLGAPFLQEERQMRLKQLQELMDRADVSLAEKFRRLLEGYRVEAEYGHSLETYQSELVTDKARTVDFLRLGRVGLYYLTLDGSEAGFWNRQQTSWQRLDDQYRDAIKQGILIARKQLPPDLIRLPFTAPEDAQ, from the coding sequence ATGACCGCTCATATTTTGTTTTTTACGGTGACTCTGCTTCTGTTTCCCGTGCAGGGCAAGACCCAGGAAGTTTCTTCGGCGATGAAAACTCAGCAAGCATCGCAAAAAGCAGCTGCTCAATCGCAGCAGCGCATCGACAAACTGGATGATGAAACCAAAACGCTTTTAAATGAATACCTGAGTGCGCAGGATTCATTAGATGATTTGCAGGCTTATAACGAACAATTAGCACGTCAGCTGAGAGATCAGGAAGCGGAAATCGCCCGGCTTGAATCCGAGCGGGAGGCGATCGAACAAACCCGCCGTCATACTGTGCCGTTTATGATGCAGATGCTGGAAGTGTTCGGGCAGTCTATCCAATTGGGAGCGCCTTTTCTTCAGGAAGAACGCCAGATGCGCCTTAAGCAGCTGCAAGAACTGATGGATCGAGCCGATGTTTCTTTGGCCGAGAAGTTCCGCCGCCTGCTCGAAGGCTATCGGGTCGAGGCGGAATACGGTCACTCTCTGGAGACGTATCAGTCTGAACTGGTTACCGATAAAGCGCGCACCGTAGATTTTTTGCGTCTGGGGCGCGTTGGTTTGTACTACCTGACTCTGGACGGTAGTGAAGCAGGCTTCTGGAACCGGCAGCAAACAAGCTGGCAACGTCTTGATGATCAATATCGGGATGCGATTAAACAGGGGATTTTGATTGCTCGCAAACAATTGCCGCCGGATTTAATCCGTTTGCCGTTTACGGCACCGGAGGATGCGCAATGA
- a CDS encoding biopolymer transporter ExbD: MNRVSKHSESAVGLNITPLIDMVFILLVFFVVNTSFVKETGIEIQRPNAKSTETQEQANILIAVTREGEIWIDKQQVDLRALRGHIERLHAESPEGTAVVLADTHSQTGIVMQVVDQARLAGIAKVAVAATEKQ; this comes from the coding sequence ATGAATCGTGTATCAAAACATTCCGAATCCGCCGTCGGGCTGAACATTACCCCTTTGATTGATATGGTTTTTATTCTGTTGGTGTTCTTTGTCGTCAATACCTCTTTCGTTAAGGAGACTGGGATCGAAATTCAACGCCCCAACGCCAAAAGTACGGAAACCCAGGAACAGGCGAATATCCTGATTGCGGTTACCCGCGAAGGGGAAATCTGGATCGATAAGCAGCAGGTTGATCTTCGTGCTTTACGCGGCCACATCGAGCGTTTGCATGCGGAATCTCCGGAAGGGACCGCTGTGGTGCTGGCGGATACTCATTCGCAAACCGGCATCGTGATGCAGGTTGTTGATCAGGCGCGGTTGGCGGGCATTGCCAAAGTTGCCGTAGCGGCGACGGAGAAGCAATGA
- a CDS encoding SufD family Fe-S cluster assembly protein, which yields MKTPDTYPISANEEELLSEVGYQPDNQRAGTSVIVDHDVKYSQTNTELVEVMPLQQALEKYDWVQDLVFGLIDPEENDHIRQAAETVHDPVGHFIWVKEGADVKLPIQKFSLLEVPQRRQFNHDITVIEKGAKVEIIAGSAVPKTVRAGHHISISETYIHEEAECRFITIEHWGEGMEVNGYSRTKMEKNARCTSKKVMINPIKQHYSQSKSYLQEGASSRDESIIFSPMNSHYEMESECYLQGKGAESESLARMVSAGGNIVNKALLIGESAESKGFIGCDGLKLSDNGEILSIPGLLAKDAKAQLSHEASIGMVSAEKIAYLMATGMNEDAARSLLIQGFLNLKEEHMPNSVRDSVTRMVDIAKSGAM from the coding sequence ATGAAAACACCTGACACCTACCCAATTTCAGCCAATGAAGAAGAACTTTTAAGTGAAGTGGGCTACCAACCAGATAACCAAAGAGCGGGAACCAGCGTGATCGTTGATCACGACGTAAAATACTCTCAAACCAATACCGAATTGGTTGAAGTAATGCCTCTCCAACAAGCCCTGGAAAAATACGACTGGGTTCAAGACCTGGTGTTCGGCCTTATCGATCCCGAAGAAAACGATCATATCAGACAAGCAGCTGAAACGGTTCACGACCCTGTCGGCCACTTTATCTGGGTTAAGGAGGGCGCTGACGTTAAACTGCCGATCCAGAAATTTTCTCTTTTGGAAGTTCCGCAAAGACGTCAGTTTAATCACGATATCACCGTGATCGAAAAAGGTGCCAAAGTAGAAATCATTGCAGGCTCTGCTGTCCCTAAAACAGTTCGCGCAGGGCACCATATTTCAATTTCCGAAACCTACATTCACGAAGAAGCAGAATGCCGTTTTATCACCATCGAACACTGGGGGGAAGGAATGGAAGTCAACGGTTACTCACGCACTAAAATGGAAAAGAATGCAAGATGTACCAGCAAGAAAGTTATGATTAATCCGATCAAACAACATTATTCACAAAGCAAAAGTTATCTCCAGGAAGGCGCCAGCAGCCGCGACGAAAGTATTATTTTCTCGCCTATGAACTCGCACTACGAAATGGAAAGCGAGTGTTATCTGCAGGGAAAAGGGGCCGAATCGGAAAGCTTGGCGCGTATGGTTTCTGCCGGTGGCAACATCGTAAACAAAGCCCTTCTGATCGGCGAATCGGCAGAAAGCAAAGGGTTTATCGGCTGCGACGGATTAAAACTGTCGGATAACGGAGAAATTCTCTCGATCCCTGGCCTGTTAGCCAAAGATGCTAAAGCCCAACTCTCTCACGAAGCATCGATCGGCATGGTCAGTGCAGAAAAAATAGCCTATCTGATGGCAACCGGAATGAATGAAGATGCGGCGAGAAGCCTCTTGATTCAAGGCTTTTTAAATCTAAAAGAAGAACATATGCCAAACTCAGTACGTGATTCCGTCACAAGAATGGTCGATATCGCTAAATCAGGCGCCATGTAA
- a CDS encoding DUF4395 family protein has translation MSGLKNTWFRDPNENILFINDTAVRIRAGMMLVIPLFMALTLFDVLYTSPWIVNETTIEDTYELTETSQIIYSGEMVKRSYDYTAQTLLLFYGLFELIAGMFVRTARFSPSIQLASFLARNKPPAWKPLTPKRFAWGLGIALASFCLVFFNPDTFASGINALFSTELLPTTYNYIPYQIPVTLIWVCLALMWFEAVLGFCLGCKIHSLLVWMGVITEPCYACNNIDWDAIKRKHEAA, from the coding sequence ATGTCCGGTTTGAAAAACACCTGGTTCAGAGACCCTAACGAAAATATCCTGTTCATTAACGATACGGCGGTGCGTATTCGCGCCGGGATGATGCTGGTCATCCCGCTGTTCATGGCTCTGACTCTGTTCGATGTCCTTTACACCTCTCCGTGGATTGTGAATGAAACCACCATCGAAGATACCTATGAGCTGACCGAAACTTCGCAAATTATCTACAGTGGGGAAATGGTTAAACGCAGCTACGACTACACTGCGCAAACCTTGCTGCTTTTCTATGGACTCTTCGAGCTGATTGCCGGCATGTTTGTGCGGACGGCGCGCTTTTCGCCTTCCATTCAGCTGGCCTCCTTTCTGGCACGAAATAAACCGCCCGCCTGGAAACCCCTGACACCGAAACGTTTTGCCTGGGGACTGGGAATTGCTCTGGCAAGCTTCTGTCTGGTCTTCTTCAACCCCGACACATTCGCCAGCGGCATCAATGCGCTCTTTTCGACCGAACTGCTACCAACCACCTATAATTACATTCCATACCAGATTCCGGTCACCCTGATCTGGGTCTGTCTGGCCTTAATGTGGTTCGAAGCGGTACTCGGCTTCTGCTTAGGGTGTAAAATACACAGTCTACTGGTATGGATGGGCGTAATCACCGAACCCTGCTACGCCTGTAACAACATCGACTGGGACGCCATTAAACGCAAGCACGAAGCCGCATGA
- a CDS encoding MotA/TolQ/ExbB proton channel family protein, whose product MKSIILIAAMLFISFASTPSMAEEAAVKAVNLDELVEKVRQSAFQDKQKNRQREKRFLAERNHQQKKLNETKQQLAQAQQRARQLREAFENNEKRLLEKERQLQQEAGDLSDVFAVTRQNAAELQSLVSRSMVTAEFPERGKFLQAMMKSNSNYMTLAELKKIWLLLLEEMNESGKVVRFQVPVITAQGEEQQREVMRVGAFTVTSQGHFLRYLPGTSQLVELARQPSDQDQQLAFELQQANDSAVYEMAVDPTKGSILSLLVQSPNIWERIRQGGIIGYLILVLGSIGLLIVIYRYLWLWWTERRLRVQIAKEEPGKNNPLGRLRLAARQAADCSKETLTLRLEETILSEAGRMKFGLATLTVFAAVTPLLGLLGTVTGMIETFQSISLYGTGDPKLMSSGISQALITTQLGLAVAIPLLLLHTFLQGKASRMIEMLEAQSVNLFEARDAVEAKA is encoded by the coding sequence ATGAAATCGATAATTTTAATCGCCGCAATGTTGTTTATTTCTTTTGCGAGTACGCCAAGTATGGCTGAGGAAGCTGCGGTAAAAGCTGTCAATCTGGACGAGCTGGTCGAAAAGGTCCGTCAGTCCGCCTTTCAGGATAAGCAGAAAAACCGCCAAAGAGAAAAGCGTTTTCTCGCAGAACGCAATCACCAGCAGAAAAAATTGAACGAAACCAAGCAGCAGTTAGCACAGGCGCAACAGCGAGCCCGACAGTTGCGCGAGGCGTTTGAAAACAACGAAAAACGGCTGCTTGAAAAAGAGCGTCAGCTGCAACAGGAGGCTGGTGACTTGAGCGATGTCTTTGCCGTCACCAGGCAAAATGCCGCCGAGCTGCAGTCTCTCGTTTCACGCTCGATGGTAACGGCGGAATTCCCGGAGCGAGGCAAATTTCTACAGGCGATGATGAAGAGCAACAGTAACTACATGACTCTTGCCGAGTTGAAGAAAATCTGGCTGCTGTTGCTTGAAGAGATGAATGAAAGCGGCAAGGTTGTGCGTTTTCAGGTGCCGGTCATTACGGCCCAGGGAGAAGAGCAGCAACGGGAAGTGATGCGTGTGGGCGCTTTTACCGTCACAAGCCAGGGGCATTTTTTACGCTATCTTCCGGGAACGTCTCAGCTGGTCGAATTGGCCAGACAGCCTTCCGATCAGGATCAACAACTCGCTTTTGAACTTCAACAGGCAAACGATTCCGCAGTATATGAGATGGCCGTTGATCCGACCAAAGGCAGTATTCTTTCTCTGCTTGTACAGTCTCCAAATATTTGGGAGCGTATTCGTCAGGGCGGCATTATCGGTTATTTGATTCTGGTTCTCGGTTCCATCGGTCTGTTGATTGTCATTTATCGATATCTGTGGTTGTGGTGGACTGAGCGCAGATTGCGAGTGCAGATTGCAAAGGAGGAGCCCGGTAAAAATAACCCTCTTGGTCGTTTGCGTCTTGCTGCGCGCCAAGCCGCAGATTGCAGCAAAGAGACCTTAACTCTGCGTCTGGAAGAAACCATACTCAGCGAGGCCGGGCGAATGAAATTCGGCCTGGCAACTCTGACGGTGTTTGCGGCGGTGACTCCCTTGCTGGGGTTGTTGGGAACGGTTACCGGAATGATTGAGACCTTCCAGTCGATTTCCTTATATGGAACAGGTGATCCGAAGTTAATGTCGAGCGGAATTTCCCAGGCTTTGATCACTACGCAACTCGGACTGGCGGTCGCGATTCCACTGTTGCTGCTACATACCTTCTTACAAGGTAAAGCGTCGCGGATGATTGAAATGCTTGAAGCGCAAAGCGTAAACCTGTTTGAGGCGCGTGATGCTGTGGAGGCAAAGGCATGA
- a CDS encoding TetR/AcrR family transcriptional regulator: MTESKESNRSQRILKTAAELFATKGYDALSMRDIASACDIKAPSLYNHFKDKQALYQATLKFVFKQQSQALVSCLESGLPPKQKLDEFIEIAGRQMADNFIFRQLFFRILLAQDEEDLKFLANQVLADSCNALHAVFVDINPDCDPHFLTTSLMGLLFFHFQANPLRIHLPAGNEQTQAPEYLIKHIQLMVHKQLSP; the protein is encoded by the coding sequence ATGACAGAAAGCAAAGAAAGCAATCGATCGCAAAGAATTCTAAAAACCGCCGCCGAACTTTTCGCCACGAAGGGATACGATGCCCTGAGCATGCGCGATATCGCTTCGGCGTGCGACATCAAAGCACCATCGCTCTACAATCACTTCAAAGACAAACAGGCGCTCTATCAAGCCACCCTGAAATTTGTCTTTAAACAACAGAGTCAGGCGCTGGTCAGCTGTCTGGAATCCGGCCTGCCTCCCAAACAGAAACTCGATGAGTTTATTGAAATCGCCGGCAGACAAATGGCGGACAACTTCATCTTTCGCCAACTGTTTTTCCGAATTCTGCTGGCGCAGGACGAAGAAGATTTGAAGTTTCTCGCCAATCAAGTTCTGGCCGACAGCTGCAATGCATTACACGCCGTTTTTGTCGACATCAATCCCGATTGCGACCCCCACTTCCTGACCACCAGCTTGATGGGACTCCTGTTTTTCCACTTTCAGGCTAATCCACTACGCATTCACCTTCCGGCCGGAAACGAACAGACTCAAGCGCCGGAATACTTAATCAAACATATCCAATTGATGGTTCACAAGCAACTCAGCCCTTAA
- a CDS encoding MotA/TolQ/ExbB proton channel family protein, with protein sequence MIDWLNNITILFERGGPILWAILAASILMWVLILEAYRVFFFDLKPHRRQVLRRWETTKWRNNPPKNYLLTRMQTAFEAPIRRHLKLISVLVEILPLLGLLGTITGMIKVFDVITLFGAGNARAMAAGISEALITTMADW encoded by the coding sequence ATGATCGACTGGCTGAATAACATTACGATCTTATTCGAGCGCGGAGGCCCGATTCTGTGGGCGATTCTGGCGGCTTCGATTCTGATGTGGGTCTTGATTCTTGAAGCTTATCGAGTGTTTTTTTTCGATTTGAAGCCGCATCGGCGTCAGGTCTTGAGGCGGTGGGAGACGACGAAATGGCGTAACAATCCCCCGAAGAATTATCTGCTTACGCGTATGCAGACGGCATTTGAAGCACCGATTCGACGTCACCTGAAATTAATTTCGGTTCTGGTGGAAATTTTGCCGCTTTTAGGGCTTTTGGGCACCATAACGGGAATGATCAAGGTCTTTGACGTGATTACCCTGTTTGGTGCCGGAAACGCCCGGGCAATGGCAGCCGGTATTTCCGAGGCGCTGATTACGACCATGGCGGACTGGTGA
- a CDS encoding DMT family transporter, whose translation MHSQQRTAYILLTLTSLFWAGNFVLARAVHESVPPVGLAFWRWFAVAVIIVPWAWSELREQWPLMRAHPWLMIVYGVFSVGAFNTLMYIGLQTTSAVSALLLISSAPVFILLFAPLMLGSRLSAYQALGVLVSALGVLLVLTHGDLSVLEGFGHNVGVLWALAGVISWAFYSVLLHRLPKGIGGQGFFAMTVIVGVIAILPFYLIETFVQERPVEFGSTLLLTVAYIAFFASILAYTFWNKGVSLIGAERAGAFIHLMPAFGLVLSAMLLGEQITSFDLGGLALIVAGLLVAAGKMRFVSRDSGSST comes from the coding sequence ATGCACAGTCAGCAGCGTACTGCTTATATTCTTTTAACTTTGACTTCCTTGTTCTGGGCAGGAAATTTTGTGCTTGCACGGGCGGTGCATGAAAGTGTGCCGCCGGTTGGTCTGGCTTTCTGGCGTTGGTTTGCCGTGGCGGTGATCATCGTTCCATGGGCGTGGAGCGAACTGCGGGAACAATGGCCCCTGATGCGCGCCCACCCTTGGTTGATGATTGTTTACGGTGTGTTTAGCGTCGGGGCCTTCAATACTTTGATGTACATCGGTTTGCAGACAACTTCGGCAGTGAGCGCGCTGTTATTAATCTCTTCGGCACCGGTTTTTATCCTGCTGTTTGCGCCTTTGATGCTTGGTAGCAGATTGTCGGCGTATCAGGCGCTGGGGGTTTTGGTGTCGGCACTCGGAGTCTTACTGGTGTTGACGCATGGTGATCTGTCCGTTTTGGAAGGGTTTGGTCACAATGTTGGTGTGCTTTGGGCTCTGGCGGGTGTAATCAGCTGGGCATTTTATTCCGTTTTGCTGCACCGTCTGCCGAAAGGGATTGGCGGACAGGGCTTTTTTGCCATGACGGTAATTGTCGGCGTGATTGCCATTTTACCGTTTTATCTGATTGAGACATTTGTACAGGAACGCCCGGTTGAATTTGGTTCAACGCTGTTACTCACTGTGGCTTATATTGCCTTTTTTGCTTCCATTCTCGCTTATACGTTTTGGAATAAAGGCGTGAGTCTGATCGGTGCGGAGAGAGCCGGGGCCTTTATCCACCTCATGCCGGCATTCGGTTTGGTGCTTTCGGCAATGTTGCTTGGGGAGCAGATCACTTCGTTTGACCTTGGTGGGCTGGCTTTAATTGTTGCCGGCCTGCTGGTCGCGGCGGGAAAAATGAGATTTGTGTCCAGAGACTCTGGTTCGAGTACTTAA
- a CDS encoding ATP-binding cassette domain-containing protein, whose product MEQPTSLDIRNLSVNIGKQSILRNINLTIKEGELHVLFGPNGSGKSSLLATIMGLPPYNAVSGNILYYGNDIKNWPIDQRAVEGIGITYQRPPALDGIRLKDLYAALSAEAAYTAEAQNLDLREFSERQINVGFSGGEIKRWEILKLFLQDSSLLLFDEPESGVDLEHISAVGKAINRFMTTPKNDKPRSALIITHTGLILNYIKAVKGHLMIDGEIRYSRAPDTLFDSIKLNGYGTYQNSTI is encoded by the coding sequence ATGGAACAACCTACCAGTCTCGACATTCGCAATTTGTCGGTAAACATCGGTAAGCAATCGATCCTTCGCAACATAAACCTCACGATAAAGGAAGGCGAATTGCATGTACTCTTCGGACCAAACGGCTCAGGAAAGTCTTCGTTACTGGCAACAATCATGGGACTCCCGCCCTATAATGCGGTTTCGGGAAACATTCTCTACTATGGAAACGACATCAAAAACTGGCCGATCGATCAACGCGCCGTTGAAGGCATTGGCATCACTTACCAAAGACCCCCCGCTCTTGACGGCATCCGCTTAAAAGACTTGTACGCCGCTTTAAGCGCCGAAGCAGCTTATACAGCAGAAGCGCAAAATTTAGACTTACGCGAATTCTCCGAGAGGCAAATTAATGTCGGCTTTTCCGGGGGCGAAATCAAGCGCTGGGAAATCCTTAAACTGTTTTTGCAAGATTCCTCTCTTCTGCTGTTTGACGAGCCGGAAAGCGGTGTTGATCTGGAACACATCTCGGCTGTCGGCAAAGCGATAAACCGTTTCATGACTACCCCAAAAAACGATAAACCGCGTTCCGCCCTGATCATCACTCATACAGGCCTTATTCTCAACTATATCAAAGCCGTCAAGGGCCATCTGATGATTGATGGGGAAATACGCTATTCCAGAGCCCCTGACACCCTGTTCGACAGCATCAAACTTAACGGTTATGGAACATATCAGAATTCCACCATCTAA